One segment of Streptomyces sp. TG1A-8 DNA contains the following:
- a CDS encoding ABC transporter permease, producing MLRFLVRRITGAAVILFLLSIVTFLLFFGVPRDPALLMCGKTCNPDSIANIHHVLGLDKPIVEQYGIFLHNLVLGSDAFAQGPCPAPCFGYSYHTNEQVWSTLLDRLPTTVSLTLGAAVCFLLVGLGTGLLAAWRRGSLIDKTATAGAMVLSSMQIYFLGPLALAVLVYQTHWFDKPAYNDFTANPATWFTGLLIPWVVLSTIFAAQYTRMSRSSMIEQLQEEHVRTARAKGMSRQYVFFRYAWRGSLIPIVTIFGIDLGSLLGGAIITEYTFGLPGIGQLAVQSVFFSDLPLLLGVMLFAATMILLFNIVVDAAYAFIDPRVRLA from the coding sequence ATGCTGCGCTTCCTCGTCCGCCGGATCACCGGTGCCGCCGTCATCCTCTTCCTGTTGAGCATCGTCACGTTCCTGCTGTTCTTCGGGGTGCCCCGGGACCCGGCGCTGCTGATGTGCGGCAAGACCTGCAACCCGGACAGCATCGCGAACATCCACCACGTGCTCGGCCTGGACAAGCCGATCGTCGAGCAGTACGGGATCTTCCTGCACAACCTCGTCCTGGGCAGCGACGCCTTCGCCCAGGGCCCCTGCCCGGCCCCGTGCTTCGGCTACTCGTACCACACCAACGAGCAGGTCTGGAGCACGCTGCTGGACCGGCTGCCCACCACCGTCTCGCTCACCCTGGGCGCGGCCGTCTGCTTCCTGCTCGTCGGCCTCGGCACCGGACTGCTGGCCGCGTGGCGGCGCGGCTCGCTCATCGACAAGACGGCCACCGCCGGGGCGATGGTCCTCAGCTCGATGCAGATCTACTTCCTCGGCCCGCTGGCCCTGGCGGTCCTCGTCTACCAGACCCACTGGTTCGACAAACCCGCCTACAACGACTTCACCGCGAACCCCGCCACCTGGTTCACGGGCCTGCTCATCCCCTGGGTGGTGCTGTCCACGATCTTCGCCGCGCAGTACACCCGCATGTCCCGCTCCTCGATGATCGAGCAGCTCCAGGAGGAACACGTCCGCACCGCCCGCGCCAAGGGCATGTCCCGGCAGTACGTCTTCTTCCGCTACGCCTGGCGCGGCTCCCTGATCCCCATCGTCACCATCTTCGGCATCGACCTCGGCTCCCTGCTCGGTGGCGCGATCATCACCGAGTACACCTTCGGCCTGCCCGGCATCGGTCAGCTCGCCGTCCAGTCCGTCTTCTTCAGCGACCTGCCGCTGCTGCTCGGCGTCATGCTGTTCGCCGCCACCATGATCCTGCTGTTCAACATCGTCGTCGACGCCGCGTACGCCTTCATCGACCCGCGCGTACGGCTGGCCTAG
- a CDS encoding ABC transporter substrate-binding protein, giving the protein MTSRGGRHAYGALSVLAAGALVLTGCSKGGSDSGTNGKKDEQNAKRQQASVRFGDAADSTGPAADVPGARPGGTMEVLQRDSYAHLDPAQIYISDEGSLANLLHRGLTGYKAISDDGTRHEVVGDLATDSGTTTDGGKTWKYTLKDGIKFQDGTPITSKDVRHTVERLFAPFINQGPTYLQQWLADSPGTAYRKLLKDGPYDGRHLPGSVLETPDAKTVVFHFETAHPDLPYALAMAGYAIVSEKGDTKEKYDKAPVVTGPYKIQSFKSGKSMVLVRNTNWDPRTDPIRHQYVDRFNFTFNQQYETSTKALLADGGADRTGISFNNQVDAGNLSKVLRDPKMKSRTVSGYQPYVGQMNVNMSHPAMKDRTVREAIAYALPVTPFVRAFGGTDAMEVAGGLISPTVSGYDAAFDPWGKKKKPSGDPDRARELLKKAGKVGMKLTFGYINTPEGQQYSTAMAAGLKKAGFDVQRQEIPAETYYDQVSKLDNNYDIFHTAWGADWPSASTVLPPLYDGRVIADGAQNYSQVNDSKVNSEIDRINRITDPVKSAAEWEKLDQYLVKDVINVIPTAYYKQTQIAGSKVGGLVYDDVIGGIDPRRLYIK; this is encoded by the coding sequence GTGACGAGTAGGGGCGGACGCCACGCATACGGCGCGCTCTCCGTGCTCGCGGCCGGAGCTCTCGTGCTCACCGGTTGCAGCAAGGGCGGCAGCGACAGCGGCACCAACGGCAAGAAGGACGAACAGAACGCCAAACGCCAGCAGGCGTCCGTCAGATTCGGCGACGCGGCGGACTCCACCGGTCCGGCGGCCGACGTGCCCGGCGCCAGGCCCGGCGGCACCATGGAGGTGCTCCAGCGCGACAGCTACGCCCACCTCGACCCGGCGCAGATCTACATCTCCGACGAGGGATCACTCGCGAACCTGCTGCACAGGGGACTCACCGGGTACAAGGCGATCAGCGACGACGGCACCCGGCACGAGGTGGTCGGCGACCTCGCCACCGACTCCGGCACCACCACCGACGGCGGCAAGACCTGGAAGTACACGCTCAAGGACGGCATCAAGTTCCAGGACGGCACCCCCATCACGTCCAAGGACGTCCGGCACACCGTCGAGCGGCTCTTCGCGCCCTTCATCAACCAGGGCCCCACCTACCTGCAGCAGTGGCTGGCCGACTCCCCGGGCACCGCCTACCGCAAGCTGCTCAAGGACGGCCCGTACGACGGCAGGCACCTGCCCGGCTCGGTCCTGGAGACCCCGGACGCGAAGACGGTCGTCTTCCACTTCGAGACCGCGCACCCCGACCTGCCGTACGCACTGGCCATGGCGGGCTACGCGATCGTCTCGGAGAAGGGCGACACCAAGGAGAAGTACGACAAGGCACCGGTGGTGACCGGCCCGTACAAGATCCAGTCGTTCAAGTCCGGCAAGTCGATGGTGCTGGTGAGGAACACCAACTGGGACCCGAGGACGGACCCGATCCGCCACCAGTACGTGGACCGGTTCAACTTCACCTTCAACCAGCAGTACGAGACCTCCACCAAGGCCCTGCTGGCGGACGGCGGCGCCGACCGGACCGGCATCAGCTTCAACAACCAGGTCGACGCGGGCAACCTGTCCAAGGTGCTGCGCGACCCGAAGATGAAGTCCCGCACGGTCTCCGGCTACCAGCCGTACGTGGGTCAGATGAACGTCAACATGAGCCACCCGGCCATGAAGGACAGGACGGTCCGCGAGGCCATCGCCTACGCCCTGCCGGTCACCCCCTTCGTGCGCGCCTTCGGCGGCACGGACGCCATGGAGGTCGCCGGCGGCCTGATCTCCCCGACCGTCTCGGGCTACGACGCCGCGTTCGACCCCTGGGGCAAGAAGAAGAAGCCCTCCGGCGACCCGGACAGGGCCAGGGAGCTGCTGAAGAAGGCGGGCAAGGTCGGCATGAAGCTGACCTTCGGCTACATCAACACCCCCGAGGGCCAGCAGTACTCCACCGCCATGGCGGCGGGCCTGAAGAAGGCCGGCTTCGACGTCCAGCGCCAGGAGATCCCGGCCGAGACCTACTACGACCAGGTCTCCAAGCTCGACAACAACTACGACATCTTCCACACCGCGTGGGGCGCCGACTGGCCGTCCGCCTCGACCGTGCTCCCGCCGCTGTACGACGGCCGCGTGATCGCCGACGGCGCGCAGAACTACTCGCAGGTCAACGACTCGAAGGTCAACAGCGAGATCGACCGGATCAACAGGATCACCGACCCGGTCAAGTCCGCGGCCGAGTGGGAGAAGCTCGACCAGTACCTCGTGAAGGACGTCATCAACGTCATCCCGACCGCGTACTACAAGCAGACCCAGATCGCCGGATCCAAGGTCGGCGGCCTGGTCTACGACGACGTGATCGGCGGCATCGACCCGCGTCGCCTCTACATCAAGTAA
- a CDS encoding ABC transporter permease: MTSPIDTEGGGASAAVDGEPGPPAKSGTAGLEGRSPGRLMWMRFRRDRTGVVSAFVVGFFFLVGLLAPLIAKVYGKDPYTVYADERPELFDSAGVPIRPNGGIGGEFWFGLEPGNGYDVLTKLVYGIRTSLMISFAVTAAVVLTGILLGVAAGYLGGRTDFLIGRVIDFLLAFPAQLFFIASMPVVVSLFVSPRDETPTYVRVVALILVQWFLGWMSLARILRGTSLALREREFIEAARVSGASSWRIIRKEILPNVVTPLLVQSTYLLPSFVTAEAGLSYLGVGIVEPTPDWGQMFSKASTELVMQNDITYMFFPGVSMIVFIVAFNLLGDSVRDAFDPKTAR, from the coding sequence GTGACAAGTCCTATCGACACCGAGGGCGGCGGGGCTTCGGCCGCCGTCGACGGCGAACCAGGGCCCCCAGCGAAGAGCGGGACCGCCGGACTCGAGGGCCGGTCGCCCGGCCGGCTGATGTGGATGCGCTTCAGGCGTGACCGCACGGGCGTGGTCTCGGCCTTCGTCGTGGGCTTCTTCTTCCTGGTCGGACTGCTCGCGCCGCTGATCGCCAAGGTGTACGGCAAGGACCCGTACACGGTGTACGCGGACGAGCGCCCGGAGCTGTTCGACAGCGCGGGCGTGCCGATCCGGCCCAACGGCGGCATCGGCGGCGAGTTCTGGTTCGGCCTCGAACCCGGCAACGGCTACGACGTCCTGACCAAGTTGGTCTACGGTATCCGCACCTCGCTGATGATCTCGTTCGCCGTCACCGCCGCGGTCGTCCTGACCGGCATCCTGCTCGGCGTCGCGGCCGGGTACCTCGGCGGCCGGACCGACTTCCTCATCGGCCGGGTCATCGACTTCCTGCTCGCCTTCCCGGCCCAGCTGTTCTTCATCGCGAGCATGCCGGTCGTGGTCTCCCTGTTCGTCAGCCCGCGCGACGAGACGCCGACGTACGTCCGCGTCGTCGCCCTGATCCTCGTGCAGTGGTTCCTGGGCTGGATGAGCCTGGCCCGCATCCTGCGCGGCACCTCACTCGCCCTGCGCGAACGGGAGTTCATCGAAGCGGCCCGGGTGAGTGGCGCCTCCTCGTGGCGGATCATCCGCAAGGAGATCCTGCCGAACGTCGTCACACCGCTGCTGGTGCAGTCGACCTACCTGCTGCCCAGCTTCGTGACCGCCGAGGCCGGCCTGTCCTACCTGGGCGTGGGCATCGTCGAACCGACGCCGGACTGGGGGCAGATGTTCTCCAAGGCGTCCACCGAACTGGTGATGCAGAACGACATCACCTACATGTTCTTCCCGGGCGTCTCGATGATCGTCTTCATCGTCGCGTTCAACCTGCTCGGCGACTCGGTCAGGGACGCGTTCGACCCCAAGACGGCGCGCTGA
- the typA gene encoding translational GTPase TypA codes for MATRHDIRNVAIVAHVDHGKTTIVDGMLKQAGAFAAHQLEQVDDRVMDSNDLEREKGITILAKNTAVKYHPKHGGDPVTINIIDTPGHADFGGEVERGLSMVDGVVLLVDASEGPLPQTRFVLRKALQARLPVILCINKTDRPDARIDEVVNETYDLFLDLDADEEQIEFPIVYACGRDGIASLTKPDNGTVPADSDSLEPFFSTILEHIPAPTYEEEAPLQAHVTNLDADNFLGRIALLRVEHGELRKGQTVAWIKRDGSVQNVRISELMMTEALTRKPAEKAGPGDICAVAGIPDIMIGETLADPENPVPLPLITVDEPAISMVIGTNTSPLVGRGATGKGADNKAAVKDRKVTARQVKDRLDRELIGNVSLRVLDTERPDAWEVQGRGELALAILVETMRREGYELTVGKPQVVTKEVDGKVYEPVERMTIDVPEEHMGAVTQLMGVRKGRMDNMSNHGSGWVRMEFVVPSRGLIGFRTEFLTQTRGTGIAHSIHEGHEPWFGTLQTRNNGSLVADRSGSVTAFAMTNLQERGVLFVEPGTEVYEGMIVGENSRSDDMDVNITKEKKLTNMRSSTADVTESIVPPRKLSLEQSLEFCRDDECVEVTPEAVRIRKVVLDQRERARSASRAKHS; via the coding sequence ATGGCCACGCGCCACGACATCCGCAACGTCGCCATCGTCGCCCACGTCGACCACGGCAAGACCACCATCGTCGACGGCATGCTGAAGCAGGCCGGCGCGTTCGCCGCCCACCAGCTCGAGCAGGTCGACGACCGGGTCATGGACTCGAACGACCTGGAGCGTGAGAAGGGCATCACGATCCTCGCCAAGAACACGGCGGTGAAGTACCACCCCAAGCACGGCGGGGACCCCGTCACCATCAACATCATCGACACCCCCGGCCACGCCGACTTCGGCGGCGAGGTCGAGCGCGGCCTGTCGATGGTCGACGGCGTCGTCCTGCTCGTGGACGCCTCCGAGGGCCCGCTGCCGCAGACCCGCTTCGTGCTCCGCAAGGCGCTCCAGGCCCGCCTGCCCGTCATCCTGTGCATCAACAAGACGGACCGCCCCGACGCCCGGATCGACGAGGTCGTCAACGAGACCTACGACCTCTTCCTCGACCTGGACGCGGACGAGGAGCAGATCGAGTTCCCGATCGTCTACGCCTGCGGCCGTGACGGCATCGCCTCGCTGACCAAGCCGGACAACGGCACGGTCCCGGCCGACAGCGACAGCCTGGAGCCGTTCTTCTCCACGATCCTGGAGCACATCCCGGCCCCCACGTACGAGGAGGAGGCGCCGCTCCAGGCACACGTCACCAACCTCGACGCCGACAACTTCCTCGGCCGCATCGCGCTGCTGCGCGTCGAGCACGGCGAGCTGCGCAAGGGCCAGACGGTCGCCTGGATCAAGCGCGACGGCTCCGTGCAGAACGTGCGGATCTCCGAGCTGATGATGACCGAGGCGCTCACCCGCAAGCCGGCGGAGAAGGCCGGTCCCGGTGACATCTGCGCGGTCGCCGGTATCCCGGACATCATGATCGGTGAGACGCTGGCCGACCCGGAGAACCCGGTCCCGCTGCCGCTGATCACGGTCGACGAGCCGGCGATCTCCATGGTCATCGGCACCAACACCTCGCCGCTGGTCGGTCGCGGCGCCACCGGCAAGGGCGCCGACAACAAGGCGGCCGTCAAGGACCGCAAGGTCACCGCCCGCCAGGTCAAGGACCGCCTGGACCGCGAGCTGATCGGCAACGTCTCGCTGCGCGTCCTCGACACCGAGCGCCCGGACGCCTGGGAGGTGCAGGGCCGCGGCGAGCTGGCGCTCGCCATCCTGGTCGAGACCATGCGCCGCGAGGGCTACGAACTGACGGTCGGCAAGCCGCAGGTCGTCACCAAGGAGGTCGACGGCAAGGTCTACGAGCCGGTCGAGCGCATGACGATCGACGTGCCCGAGGAGCACATGGGCGCCGTCACCCAGCTCATGGGCGTCCGCAAGGGCCGGATGGACAACATGTCCAACCACGGCTCGGGCTGGGTCCGCATGGAGTTCGTGGTCCCCTCGCGCGGCCTGATCGGCTTCCGCACCGAGTTCCTGACCCAGACCCGCGGCACGGGCATCGCCCACTCCATCCACGAGGGCCACGAGCCCTGGTTCGGCACGCTGCAGACCCGCAACAACGGTTCGCTGGTCGCCGACCGCTCCGGTTCCGTCACCGCGTTCGCGATGACGAACCTGCAGGAGCGCGGTGTGCTGTTCGTGGAGCCGGGCACCGAGGTGTACGAGGGCATGATCGTCGGCGAGAACTCGCGCTCCGACGACATGGACGTCAACATCACCAAGGAGAAGAAGCTCACCAACATGCGGTCCTCGACGGCCGACGTGACCGAGTCGATCGTGCCGCCGCGCAAGCTGTCCCTGGAGCAGTCGCTGGAGTTCTGCCGCGACGACGAGTGTGTCGAGGTGACCCCGGAGGCCGTTCGCATCCGCAAGGTCGTGCTCGACCAGCGGGAGCGCGCCCGCTCGGCGAGCCGCGCCAAGCACAGCTGA